Proteins encoded in a region of the Oscillospiraceae bacterium MB24-C1 genome:
- the ald gene encoding alanine dehydrogenase, which translates to MIIGIVKEIKNNEFRVGLTPGGVAAFVETGNRVLVEQGAGLGSGFTDKEYLAAGAQIEDQAESVWNSSEMIIKVKEPIETEYKYFREGLVLYTYLHLAADAPLTSALLKAKVKAVAYETIIGREGGLPCLAPMSEIAGRMSVQEGAKYLEKTFGGRGVLLAGVPGVERGNVVILGGGNVGTNACKIAVGMGANVTILDVSARRLAYLDDIFPRQITTLYSSRDNICRCLEHADLVVGAVLLPGRAAPKLVLREDLKRMKPGAVIVDVAVDQGGCVETSHPTTHNDPVFTVDGVVHYCVANMPGAVSRTSTQALVNATLPYGLALAAKGVEKACQDDHGLMSGLNCYDGKCCFAGVAEALGLEYTAADTLLK; encoded by the coding sequence ATGATCATTGGCATTGTCAAGGAAATTAAGAACAATGAGTTCCGAGTGGGACTCACTCCCGGTGGGGTTGCGGCTTTTGTTGAGACGGGTAATCGTGTATTGGTGGAGCAGGGGGCTGGACTCGGATCCGGCTTTACCGACAAGGAGTACCTCGCTGCGGGCGCGCAGATTGAAGATCAAGCCGAGTCTGTATGGAATAGCTCAGAGATGATCATCAAGGTCAAAGAACCGATTGAGACGGAGTATAAATACTTCCGCGAAGGTCTCGTACTGTATACATATCTGCACCTGGCAGCTGATGCACCTTTAACCAGTGCTTTACTTAAAGCAAAAGTGAAGGCTGTGGCCTATGAAACGATTATTGGCCGTGAGGGTGGACTGCCCTGTCTTGCGCCGATGAGCGAGATCGCGGGACGCATGTCAGTGCAGGAGGGTGCAAAATATCTTGAAAAAACCTTTGGTGGACGCGGTGTTCTGTTGGCAGGAGTGCCCGGCGTGGAGCGCGGTAATGTTGTGATTTTGGGAGGCGGCAATGTTGGCACCAACGCCTGCAAAATTGCTGTTGGCATGGGAGCCAACGTCACAATTCTTGACGTGAGCGCCCGCCGCCTCGCTTATCTTGATGATATTTTCCCGCGCCAGATCACCACTTTGTATAGCAGTCGCGATAATATCTGCCGTTGTCTTGAACATGCGGATCTCGTAGTTGGGGCCGTGTTGCTTCCAGGACGCGCAGCCCCGAAGCTGGTGCTTCGTGAAGATCTCAAGCGTATGAAGCCTGGCGCGGTAATTGTTGATGTAGCGGTCGACCAGGGTGGTTGTGTTGAAACGAGCCACCCCACCACCCACAATGACCCCGTATTTACAGTAGATGGTGTCGTCCATTACTGCGTAGCCAATATGCCCGGTGCGGTGTCACGCACCTCTACACAGGCATTGGTCAATGCAACCCTGCCTTATGGTTTAGCACTGGCTGCCAAGGGCGTGGAAAAAGCTTGTCAGGATGACCACGGGTTGATGTCTGGTCTAAACTGCTACGACGGAAAATGCTGTTTTGCCGGCGTAGCCGAGGCGCTGGGCTTGGAATATACCGCAGCAGATACACTTCTGAAATAA
- a CDS encoding response regulator transcription factor, which yields MNDQRTILVIEDDRYISHFLDISLSKENYNVLTAETAAEGMFLFSSHRPNIVLLDLGLPDRDGVDLLRELRTFSDTPVLIVSARGQEKEKIAALDFGANDYITKPFHMGELKARIRVVERSLQKAEAEAGDTKFSCDWLMVDYEKRKVFVSGNEIHLTPTEYKTLLLLIANKGKVLTHNYIIRQIWGYEGGDSKSVRVFMANLRRKLEKDTTHPRFILTEVGVGYRFADE from the coding sequence ATGAACGACCAGCGGACGATACTTGTTATTGAAGATGACAGGTATATTTCACATTTTCTTGATATCTCTCTATCCAAAGAAAACTACAATGTTCTGACAGCGGAAACAGCCGCCGAAGGCATGTTCCTTTTCTCCTCACACCGACCCAATATTGTCTTGTTGGATCTCGGTTTGCCGGACAGGGACGGCGTTGATCTTTTGCGCGAATTGCGGACTTTTTCCGATACGCCGGTTCTGATCGTCTCGGCGCGTGGGCAGGAGAAGGAGAAGATTGCGGCGCTTGATTTTGGCGCCAACGATTATATTACAAAGCCTTTCCATATGGGGGAGCTGAAGGCGCGGATCCGCGTGGTGGAGCGCTCCTTACAAAAGGCCGAGGCAGAAGCAGGCGATACAAAATTTTCCTGCGATTGGCTGATGGTGGATTATGAGAAGCGCAAGGTTTTTGTATCGGGGAATGAAATTCATTTGACCCCTACAGAATATAAAACGCTGCTGCTTTTAATTGCAAATAAGGGTAAAGTGCTAACGCATAACTACATCATCAGGCAGATTTGGGGCTACGAGGGCGGAGACAGCAAAAGTGTGCGGGTTTTTATGGCCAACCTTCGCCGAAAGCTTGAGAAGGACACCACCCACCCACGTTTTATTCTCACCGAAGTAGGTGTGGGTTATCGTTTCGCTGATGAATAA
- a CDS encoding ATP-binding protein has translation MGLATTCALLIGFLGVGNESIIMVFLLSVLFTAVLTSSRGWAIGAALLSGMLFNFLFTEPRYSFFIYRTNDLMLIMFFLVTGIVSGTVTSRLQSEMKLASQNERTAKIMYRIASGFLSASGKESVVKKAEDLVREYAGLDCTVYLGQDAAKGFDIHSGSGTLGKLVLSDREPEGQQLLIVQAVCTQLGIALERETLVTDREKIRLAMVREQQRGTLLRSVAHDLRSPLTALSGAGNLLADNYKELSDSERRKLASDISEEIVWLTDLVENILNMTRISEQKIVLHKQDEVIDDVIGEAVKHTERLFRDRSFQVKLPEEVVTAPMDGKLISQVIVNLLENAVRHTPSESAITLTVKAEDKLMVSVADTGGGIPAVIRGHLFERFVTQDDEIVDGRRGLGLGLAICKAIVEAHGGEIFVADNAPTGSIFTFSLPMEESHERPADDTCY, from the coding sequence ATGGGCTTAGCGACAACCTGTGCGCTGCTTATTGGCTTTTTGGGCGTGGGTAATGAGAGCATCATCATGGTGTTTTTGCTCAGCGTCCTGTTTACGGCGGTGCTGACCAGTAGCCGTGGTTGGGCTATCGGTGCAGCGCTTCTTTCCGGCATGCTTTTTAACTTTTTGTTTACGGAACCACGTTATTCCTTTTTTATATACAGGACAAACGACCTGATGTTGATCATGTTCTTTTTGGTAACAGGAATTGTTTCCGGCACCGTTACTTCCCGTTTACAGAGCGAGATGAAGCTGGCTAGCCAAAACGAGCGCACCGCCAAGATCATGTACCGAATTGCTTCCGGGTTCCTTTCCGCGAGCGGTAAGGAAAGCGTGGTTAAGAAAGCGGAGGATCTCGTCCGAGAATATGCTGGTCTGGATTGTACGGTTTATTTGGGGCAGGATGCCGCTAAGGGGTTTGATATTCACAGCGGCTCCGGCACGCTGGGCAAGCTGGTGCTTTCTGACAGGGAGCCGGAAGGGCAGCAGCTTTTGATTGTTCAGGCTGTCTGTACACAGCTTGGTATTGCGTTGGAGCGTGAAACGCTTGTTACGGACCGTGAAAAAATCAGGTTGGCGATGGTTCGTGAGCAGCAGCGCGGTACACTTTTGCGTTCAGTGGCACATGATCTAAGAAGTCCGCTCACAGCGCTTTCTGGTGCAGGCAACCTTCTCGCGGATAATTACAAGGAGCTCTCGGATTCTGAACGCAGGAAACTAGCCTCCGATATTAGCGAGGAAATCGTATGGTTGACCGACCTCGTTGAAAATATTCTCAATATGACCCGTATTAGTGAGCAAAAAATCGTCCTGCACAAGCAGGATGAAGTGATAGATGATGTGATTGGCGAAGCCGTCAAGCACACGGAAAGATTGTTCCGCGACCGAAGTTTTCAGGTTAAGTTGCCCGAAGAGGTGGTGACTGCGCCGATGGATGGCAAGCTGATTTCGCAGGTGATTGTAAACCTTCTGGAAAATGCAGTTCGCCATACGCCATCGGAAAGCGCGATTACGCTGACCGTGAAAGCTGAAGATAAGCTAATGGTCTCGGTTGCTGATACCGGGGGTGGAATTCCGGCGGTCATCCGAGGTCATCTGTTTGAGCGCTTTGTCACACAGGATGACGAAATTGTTGATGGGCGCCGGGGCTTGGGTCTTGGCCTTGCCATCTGCAAGGCCATTGTTGAGGCGCACGGCGGAGAAATATTTGTGGCAGATAATGCCCCGACGGGGTCTATATTTACCTTCTCGCTGCCTATGGAGGAAAGCCATGAACGACCAGCGGACGATACTTGTTATTGA
- a CDS encoding DUF3870 domain-containing protein: MVPLNSCFIIGESRTNADNAITKIYNSFYMAFEVDDATGRILAFSCTHTLELTENFLRKMFVGKDFLGVEQWLEEELNRRYGGSSRKAVIVSYRDAVKRYHAMRGGQQ; encoded by the coding sequence ATGGTGCCGCTTAATTCGTGTTTTATAATTGGCGAGTCGCGTACAAACGCCGATAACGCCATCACCAAGATTTACAACTCGTTTTACATGGCCTTTGAGGTTGACGATGCGACAGGGCGTATTTTGGCCTTTAGCTGTACTCACACGCTTGAGCTAACCGAAAACTTTCTGCGCAAAATGTTTGTCGGAAAAGACTTTCTCGGCGTGGAACAGTGGCTTGAGGAAGAACTTAACCGTCGTTATGGCGGCTCTTCGCGCAAGGCGGTTATCGTTTCTTACCGTGATGCGGTCAAGCGTTATCATGCTATGCGCGGCGGTCAACAATGA
- a CDS encoding DUF819 family protein gives MITNGFTYIAFLVFFSSMLVAVKKATKWKIFDYVPPIVMVYLFNMIFCTFNLWDMKATSVAYSATKNNLLYAMIFVMLLRCDFRKLAKLGGRMIAIFMGGAISIAFGFVVAFVLFKGSLGADSWRAMAALAASWIGGSGNMAAVQDALAVPEADFAAALIVDTIYYSVWIATLLIVIPFASKWNKMVKADTSKLDAIAAAANAELTNKKEAVDFTSLFTLLGLSLIVSAVCQKLGGVLAYGLIDKGTATVLLVTAIGLIAAMSPLGKMSGVEEMSNIYLYVVISLLASRAGLGELLDAPLWLVAGLVVLIIHVVVMFILSKLFHWDLCMVSTASLANLGGSASAPIVASAYNGSYAGIGVLMGVLGAAVGNIMGLACASIMQLLV, from the coding sequence ATGATTACAAACGGCTTCACCTACATCGCATTCCTGGTATTTTTCTCATCAATGTTGGTTGCTGTCAAAAAAGCAACCAAGTGGAAAATCTTTGACTATGTTCCGCCAATTGTTATGGTGTACTTGTTCAATATGATTTTCTGCACCTTCAACCTTTGGGATATGAAGGCCACCTCCGTCGCTTATTCAGCAACCAAGAACAACCTGCTCTACGCCATGATATTTGTCATGCTGCTACGCTGCGATTTCCGCAAGCTTGCAAAGCTCGGCGGCCGCATGATCGCCATCTTTATGGGCGGTGCCATCTCGATCGCTTTTGGCTTTGTTGTTGCATTTGTCCTCTTTAAGGGTTCGCTGGGTGCAGACTCCTGGCGTGCAATGGCTGCGCTTGCCGCATCGTGGATCGGTGGCTCTGGCAATATGGCTGCTGTTCAAGACGCGTTGGCTGTCCCCGAAGCCGATTTCGCCGCTGCGCTGATTGTGGATACAATCTATTATTCCGTGTGGATTGCAACGCTTCTCATAGTTATTCCGTTCGCCTCTAAGTGGAACAAGATGGTGAAAGCTGACACTTCCAAGCTTGATGCTATTGCAGCCGCCGCAAACGCGGAATTGACAAACAAAAAGGAAGCAGTCGACTTTACCTCGCTGTTTACGCTGCTTGGTTTGTCTCTGATAGTTTCTGCGGTTTGCCAGAAACTTGGCGGCGTTCTCGCTTACGGCTTGATAGATAAGGGCACCGCTACCGTACTTCTGGTAACTGCAATAGGCTTGATTGCTGCAATGTCTCCTCTAGGCAAAATGTCTGGCGTTGAGGAAATGTCCAATATCTATCTGTATGTCGTTATTTCTCTGCTTGCTTCCCGTGCCGGCTTGGGTGAGCTGCTCGACGCGCCCCTGTGGCTGGTTGCCGGTTTAGTGGTTCTGATTATTCATGTAGTCGTTATGTTCATTCTTTCCAAGCTGTTCCATTGGGACCTCTGCATGGTATCCACGGCCTCTCTGGCAAACCTCGGCGGTTCGGCGTCCGCACCTATCGTTGCTTCTGCCTATAACGGCTCCTATGCCGGTATCGGCGTTCTCATGGGCGTGCTAGGCGCAGCTGTCGGTAACATTATGGGCTTGGCGTGCGCCAGCATTATGCAACTGCTTGTCTGA